A region from the Deltaproteobacteria bacterium genome encodes:
- a CDS encoding TonB C-terminal domain-containing protein — MKFFSIILSLCLHLIVILLLVHFTCVSQKHALKEEKLYKVSLVSLQEKKARKVAYIKRKPTKKTKRIPNKVTKKREAKTVPQRKKKMASLEKVRERIYSKKIEEMREKELEKRKSAMREKLQGEEEKQEKVGYEGLLKSIIEKNWFLNKAFIGRGDFITVVEVVMSNSGDIIKTKVVKSSGDDYFDRTVMNAIDRSNLPEVPMNLRENHCLHVELYFALKDYEKLHN, encoded by the coding sequence ATGAAATTTTTCTCTATCATTCTTTCTTTATGTTTGCATCTTATCGTGATATTATTATTGGTGCATTTTACCTGCGTTTCACAAAAGCATGCCTTAAAAGAGGAAAAATTATATAAGGTGAGTCTGGTTTCATTGCAGGAGAAAAAAGCAAGGAAGGTTGCTTATATTAAGAGGAAACCAACAAAGAAAACAAAAAGAATTCCAAACAAGGTAACAAAGAAAAGGGAAGCAAAAACTGTTCCTCAGAGAAAAAAGAAAATGGCATCATTGGAAAAGGTAAGAGAAAGAATATATTCTAAGAAAATAGAAGAGATGAGGGAAAAGGAATTGGAGAAAAGAAAATCTGCTATGAGAGAAAAACTTCAAGGCGAGGAGGAAAAACAAGAGAAAGTTGGCTACGAAGGTTTATTAAAATCGATTATAGAGAAAAACTGGTTTTTAAATAAAGCATTTATAGGAAGAGGAGATTTTATAACAGTAGTAGAAGTAGTAATGAGCAATAGCGGAGATATAATCAAAACAAAAGTTGTAAAATCATCCGGTGATGATTACTTTGATAGAACAGTAATGAATGCCATTGATCGTTCCAATCTACCTGAGGTGCCAATGAACTTAAGAGAAAACCATTGTTTACATGTGGAGTTATATTTTGCATTGAAAGATTATGAAAAACTGCATAATTAG
- a CDS encoding MotA/TolQ/ExbB proton channel family protein: MSSIISFSHIGWVAILVLVVLVILSVSSWAIIFYKWILFNRLIKKDKIFFNHIFRRKDWQQFSYDVPDSLLSQIFSVVENSDLKNIDAVASHKLDELESGLSFVASVGSTAPFIGLFGTVWGIMSAFSNIGLTESASIAVVAPGISEALFTTAAGLFAAIPAVIGYNILSHKLSIIAQSVEDFKNIMKEEKRGV; encoded by the coding sequence GTGAGTTCTATCATAAGTTTTTCCCATATAGGCTGGGTAGCAATATTAGTTCTTGTTGTTTTGGTTATTCTGTCTGTTTCATCGTGGGCAATTATCTTTTATAAATGGATTTTGTTTAATCGTCTGATAAAAAAAGATAAGATTTTTTTTAACCACATCTTTCGTAGGAAAGATTGGCAGCAATTTTCGTATGATGTGCCGGATAGCCTTCTATCTCAGATATTTAGTGTAGTTGAGAATTCGGATTTGAAAAATATAGATGCCGTTGCTTCTCATAAACTTGATGAATTAGAAAGTGGTCTTTCTTTTGTAGCTTCTGTGGGATCTACAGCACCGTTTATTGGTTTGTTTGGCACTGTATGGGGAATAATGAGTGCATTTAGCAATATTGGCTTAACAGAGTCGGCAAGCATAGCAGTGGTTGCGCCTGGTATCTCTGAGGCGTTGTTCACTACGGCAGCGGGCCTGTTTGCCGCTATTCCTGCAGTGATAGGATATAATATTCTTTCCCATAAATTATCTATCATTGCCCAGTCGGTAGAGGATTTTAAAAATATAATGAAGGAAGAAAAAAGAGGTGTATAA
- a CDS encoding biopolymer transporter ExbD: MYKKHKSFSEINITPMVDVVLVLLIIFMVTTPMLIKGVKVSLPSAHSGKVKLDKKDIVISINKSGRLFLDKKPITIAKLKIMLVNDRSKNVIIKADKAVAYGAVIKVIDTLKGINVENVALATKPVKR; encoded by the coding sequence GTGTATAAGAAACACAAATCTTTTTCTGAGATTAATATTACTCCAATGGTGGATGTAGTATTGGTTCTCTTGATCATTTTTATGGTAACTACACCCATGCTTATAAAGGGAGTGAAGGTAAGTCTGCCGTCTGCACACAGTGGTAAAGTAAAATTAGATAAAAAAGATATTGTTATATCTATAAATAAATCAGGGCGTCTATTTTTAGATAAAAAGCCCATTACAATAGCTAAGTTGAAAATAATGTTGGTTAACGACAGATCAAAAAATGTGATTATTAAAGCGGATAAAGCTGTTGCTTATGGTGCGGTGATAAAAGTGATTGATACACTCAAGGGGATAAATGTAGAAAATGTTGCTCTGGCAACAAAACCTGTTAAGAGATGA